In the genome of Sphingomonas naphthae, one region contains:
- a CDS encoding lysine--tRNA ligase: MTEISPELRAAALASKAWPYEEARKLLKRYPDGAPAKGHVLFETGYGPSGLPHIGTFNEVLRTTMVRNAFHALSDIPTRLVAFSDDMDGLRKVPDNVPNKDMLAEYLGKPLTSIPDPFGTHDSFAAHNNAMLRDFLDRFGFDYEFVSSTERYRAGVFDETLRQVLRRYQAIMDVMLPTLREDRRQSYSPVLPISPKSGIVLQVPVTVVDAEAGLIRYVDPADGEEITTSALSGASKLQWKVDWAMRWVALDVDYEMAGKDLIDSVIQSSKIARVLGGKPPEGFNYEMFLDEKGEKISKSKGNGLSLEQWLTYGPPESLAYFAYREPKRAKQLHMGVIPRAIDDYWQSRVEWPAQDVAKRLGNPVHHIHDAKVPGEALPVSFGLLLNLVGVLGEADRSVIWGYLGNYVPDASPERYPALDALVGHALAYHRDVIAPTLVRRAPDPREAAALADLDARIAALPDEADAETIQNEVYEAGKAAGFDPLRDWFKALYETLLGTAQGPRMGSFIRLLGVPNSRTLIADALARA; encoded by the coding sequence ATGACCGAAATTTCCCCCGAACTCCGCGCCGCCGCCCTGGCGAGTAAGGCCTGGCCCTATGAAGAGGCGCGCAAGCTCCTCAAGCGATATCCGGATGGCGCGCCGGCCAAGGGCCATGTGCTGTTCGAGACCGGCTACGGCCCCTCGGGCCTGCCGCACATCGGCACCTTCAACGAAGTGCTGCGCACCACGATGGTCCGCAACGCCTTCCACGCGCTGTCCGACATACCGACGCGGCTGGTGGCCTTTTCGGACGACATGGACGGCCTGCGCAAGGTGCCGGACAATGTGCCGAACAAGGATATGCTGGCCGAATATCTGGGGAAGCCGCTGACCAGCATCCCCGATCCGTTCGGCACGCACGACAGTTTCGCCGCGCATAACAATGCGATGCTGCGCGACTTCCTCGATCGCTTCGGCTTCGACTATGAATTCGTCTCCTCCACCGAACGCTATCGGGCGGGCGTGTTCGACGAGACCTTGCGGCAGGTGCTTCGCCGCTATCAGGCGATCATGGACGTCATGCTGCCGACGCTGCGAGAGGATCGGCGCCAGAGCTATTCGCCCGTCCTGCCGATCTCGCCGAAGTCGGGCATCGTCCTCCAGGTGCCGGTCACCGTGGTCGATGCCGAGGCGGGGCTGATCCGCTACGTCGATCCGGCCGATGGCGAGGAGATTACCACCTCGGCGCTGTCGGGCGCATCCAAGCTGCAATGGAAGGTCGATTGGGCGATGCGCTGGGTCGCGCTCGATGTCGATTACGAGATGGCGGGCAAGGATCTGATCGATTCGGTGATCCAGTCCTCCAAGATCGCCCGCGTCCTCGGCGGCAAGCCGCCCGAGGGCTTCAACTACGAGATGTTCCTCGACGAAAAGGGCGAGAAAATCTCCAAGTCGAAGGGCAATGGCCTGTCGCTGGAGCAATGGCTGACCTACGGCCCGCCCGAGAGCCTGGCCTATTTCGCCTATCGCGAGCCCAAGCGCGCCAAGCAACTCCACATGGGCGTGATCCCGCGCGCGATCGACGATTATTGGCAGAGCCGGGTCGAATGGCCGGCGCAGGATGTGGCCAAGCGGCTCGGCAATCCGGTGCACCATATCCACGACGCCAAGGTGCCGGGCGAGGCGCTGCCGGTGAGTTTCGGCCTGCTGCTCAATCTGGTGGGCGTGCTGGGCGAGGCGGACCGGTCGGTGATCTGGGGCTATCTCGGCAATTATGTGCCGGATGCCAGCCCGGAGCGGTATCCGGCGCTCGACGCCCTCGTCGGCCACGCGCTGGCCTATCATCGCGACGTGATCGCCCCCACGCTCGTCCGCCGCGCGCCCGATCCTCGCGAGGCGGCGGCGCTGGCCGATCTCGACGCGCGCATCGCGGCGCTGCCGGACGAGGCGGATGCCGAGACCATCCAGAACGAAGTGTATGAGGCGGGCAAGGCGGCGGGCTTCGATCCGCTGCGCGACTGGTTCAAGGCGCTCTACGAAACATTGCTGGGCACCGCGCAGGGCCCCCGCATGGGGAGCTTTATCCGCCTGCTGGGCGTTCCCAACAGCCGCACCCTGATCGCGGACGCTCTCGCCCGCGCCTGA
- the queE gene encoding 7-carboxy-7-deazaguanine synthase: protein MAGYAVKEIFLTLQGEGLQTGRRAVFCRFAGCNLWSGREEDRADAQCTFCDTDFVGMDGDLGGRYPTADALADAIAGQWGKWIEEEGGEPLVVITGGEPLLQLDSALIEAIHARGITIAIETNGTIAAPPGIDWICVSPKSGTTIVQKSGQELKLVWPQTGINFKELEGWDFDHYLVQPLDGPSRNDAREACIKFIAGHPKWRLSLQSHKMIGLR, encoded by the coding sequence ATGGCGGGCTATGCGGTCAAGGAGATTTTCCTGACGTTGCAGGGGGAGGGGCTCCAGACGGGGCGCCGCGCCGTATTTTGCCGCTTCGCCGGCTGCAACCTGTGGTCGGGCCGCGAGGAGGATCGCGCCGACGCCCAATGCACCTTCTGCGATACCGATTTCGTCGGGATGGACGGCGATCTGGGCGGCCGCTACCCCACCGCCGACGCGCTGGCCGACGCGATCGCCGGGCAATGGGGCAAGTGGATCGAGGAAGAGGGCGGCGAGCCCCTGGTCGTCATCACCGGCGGCGAGCCGCTGCTCCAGCTCGATAGCGCGCTGATCGAGGCGATACATGCGCGGGGCATCACGATCGCGATCGAGACCAACGGCACGATCGCGGCGCCGCCGGGGATCGACTGGATCTGCGTCAGCCCCAAATCGGGCACGACGATCGTGCAGAAGTCGGGCCAGGAACTGAAGCTGGTCTGGCCGCAGACGGGGATCAATTTCAAGGAACTGGAGGGCTGGGATTTCGACCATTACCTCGTCCAGCCGCTCGACGGCCCCTCCCGCAACGACGCGCGCGAGGCTTGCATCAAGTTCATCGCCGGTCACCCGAAGTGGCGGCTGTCGCTCCAGAGCCACAAGATGATCGGGTTGCGGTAG
- a CDS encoding RcnB family protein, translating to MRKFLTFGLIAAAMVPTLAQAQTRELRDGRQDIRQEQRDVNRAIRNGAPGHVVRDQQRDVREARREYREDWRDYRRSNRNVYHRPAYVGPRGYAYRPVAVGYRFAPTYYGRNYWVSDWQRYRLSAPGRNQQWIRYGNDVVLVDVRNGRTIAVNNSFFW from the coding sequence ATGCGTAAGTTTCTCACCTTTGGCCTGATCGCCGCCGCCATGGTGCCCACGTTGGCTCAGGCCCAGACGCGCGAGTTGCGCGACGGTCGCCAGGATATCCGCCAGGAGCAGCGCGACGTGAACCGCGCGATCCGCAACGGCGCCCCCGGCCATGTCGTGCGCGACCAGCAGCGTGACGTGCGCGAAGCCCGCCGCGAATATCGCGAGGACTGGCGCGACTATCGCCGCAGCAACCGCAACGTCTATCACCGCCCCGCCTATGTCGGTCCGCGCGGCTATGCCTATCGCCCGGTCGCCGTCGGCTATCGCTTCGCCCCGACCTATTATGGCCGCAACTATTGGGTGAGCGACTGGCAGCGCTACCGCCTGTCGGCGCCGGGCCGCAACCAGCAGTGGATCCGCTACGGCAATGATGTCGTGCTGGTGGACGTCCGCAACGGCCGGACGATCGCGGTGAACAACAGCTTCTTCTGGTAA